Proteins from a genomic interval of Chroococcidiopsis thermalis PCC 7203:
- a CDS encoding MIP/aquaporin family protein, with protein MKRRIASSRPSAIPAYVAELVGTMLMIFNGLSWVCWNFSPESPIVKLIPNPNVRLCLTALCFAGGGTAIAYSPLGKRSGGHLNPSVTLGFWLMKKISTRDAVAYAFAQVIGAAIGAALVLVLWSDFARSVHLGATLLGKGVSPVMGFGIEVGITFLLMLTILISVNSSIMPWTGAIAGALVAFLVSTESPLTGTSLNPARSFAPAALISIWQDQWIYWIAPPLGAALAALLYRQGIIGTGKSYCSKLFHASDIPCHHANCGYCSPTKVDVFRTTRRKL; from the coding sequence ATGAAACGTAGGATTGCCAGTAGCAGACCCAGTGCTATCCCTGCTTACGTCGCAGAACTGGTAGGCACAATGTTAATGATATTCAACGGTCTCTCTTGGGTTTGCTGGAATTTTAGCCCAGAATCCCCAATCGTCAAGTTAATCCCCAACCCTAATGTGCGCTTATGTCTCACAGCTTTATGTTTTGCTGGGGGAGGAACGGCGATCGCTTACTCGCCATTAGGCAAACGCTCTGGAGGACATCTCAATCCCTCAGTCACTTTGGGCTTCTGGCTGATGAAAAAAATCTCTACCCGCGATGCCGTAGCATACGCTTTTGCGCAGGTTATTGGTGCTGCGATCGGTGCTGCCTTAGTACTCGTATTATGGTCTGACTTTGCTCGCAGCGTTCATCTGGGTGCGACTCTGTTGGGGAAAGGAGTATCGCCAGTCATGGGTTTTGGGATTGAAGTTGGCATTACATTTTTGCTGATGTTGACAATTTTAATCTCAGTTAACTCGTCCATTATGCCTTGGACTGGTGCGATCGCCGGGGCGCTAGTTGCTTTTCTGGTATCTACCGAATCGCCACTGACTGGCACTAGTCTGAATCCAGCCCGCTCTTTTGCTCCAGCTGCCCTGATTTCGATTTGGCAGGATCAATGGATTTACTGGATTGCTCCACCTCTTGGGGCTGCTTTAGCTGCACTCCTGTACCGACAGGGGATTATTGGTACTGGAAAATCCTACTGTAGCAAGCTTTTTCACGCATCAGACATTCCCTGTCACCATGCTAACTGCGGTTATTGCAGCCCCACTAAAGTTGATGTTTTTCGGACAACAAGGAGAAAGTTATGA
- a CDS encoding MGH1-like glycoside hydrolase domain-containing protein, which yields MTREEARLQQVRDSLRDSSASRTAHWQRWGPYLSERQWGTVREDYSATGEAWDYFPHDRARSRAYRWGEDGIAGISDNHQRLCFAIALWNGEDAILKERMFGLTGNQGNHGEDVKEYYFYLDNTPTHSYMKCLYKYPQQAFPYQQLVEENQRRSRQDLEYELLDTGIFAGDRYFDVFIEYAKNSPEDILIQVSIINRGAEAKTLHLLPTLWFRNTWSWDSHQEQPILKAVKSESDFSIIEAIHPTLGDRWLYCDGETELLFTNNETNFEKLFGTSNVSPYVKDGINDYIVEGRKAAVNPNRIGTKSAAHYALLIGAGETKTVRLRLSDSPSLIQPFDTQFDEILQTRLSEADEFYHRICPFSISEDERNVQRQAFAGMLWSKQYYYYVVHEWLKGDPQNPSPPAERRHGRNREWIHLFNDDILSMPDKWEYPWFAAWDLAFHVIPLAAIDPDFAKRQLSRLTREWYMHPNGQLPAYEWAFSDVNPPVHAWATMRVYQIERKMYGRADTNFLERVFQKLLLNFTWWVNRKDAEGNNVFQGGFLGLDNIGVFDRSAELPTGGHINQADGTSWMGMYCLNMLAIALELAKVDSTYEDIASKFFEHFLYIADAIDGIGKTEISLWDEVDGFYYDALHLPNGDRLPLKVRSMVGLIPLFAVQTLEPEMLQRLPGFKRRMEWFIRNRPDLRQNVACMESPGVGARRLLAIAYREKLQRILKRILDESEFLSPYGIRAVSKFHESHPYVFETNGYQYRVDYEPAESSTSMFGGNSNWRGPVWFPVNYLIIESLQKFHHYFGDDFKVECPTGSGCMMTLWEVAFELSQRLVQIFLEDSSHKRPVYGGIEKFQTDPHWHDLILFHEYFHGDIGAGIGASHQTGWTGLVAKLIQQCGEYSDRSTSNSKCPEAQAQPLTV from the coding sequence ATGACCCGAGAAGAAGCAAGATTGCAACAAGTTCGCGATTCCCTTCGGGATAGCTCCGCTTCACGCACCGCTCACTGGCAGCGTTGGGGACCTTATTTGAGCGAACGACAGTGGGGAACCGTGCGAGAAGACTATAGTGCGACTGGGGAAGCCTGGGATTACTTTCCTCACGATCGCGCCCGTTCTCGCGCTTATCGCTGGGGAGAAGATGGAATTGCTGGAATTTCTGATAACCACCAACGCCTTTGTTTTGCGATCGCCTTGTGGAACGGAGAGGATGCAATTCTCAAAGAGAGAATGTTTGGTCTAACGGGAAATCAAGGCAATCATGGGGAAGATGTCAAAGAATATTATTTTTATTTGGATAACACCCCCACGCACTCCTACATGAAATGCCTGTACAAATATCCTCAGCAGGCTTTCCCTTATCAGCAACTCGTTGAGGAAAATCAACGTCGAAGTCGTCAGGATTTAGAGTATGAACTGCTCGACACAGGCATATTTGCAGGCGATCGCTACTTTGATGTTTTCATTGAGTATGCTAAAAATTCACCAGAAGATATTCTGATTCAAGTCAGTATCATTAATAGAGGAGCGGAAGCAAAAACTCTACATCTATTGCCTACACTCTGGTTTCGGAATACTTGGTCTTGGGATTCTCACCAAGAACAACCGATTCTCAAAGCCGTTAAATCCGAGTCCGATTTCAGTATTATTGAAGCTATCCATCCAACATTGGGAGATAGATGGCTGTATTGTGACGGAGAAACAGAACTGCTATTTACAAATAATGAAACTAACTTTGAGAAATTATTTGGAACTAGCAATGTTTCTCCCTACGTCAAAGATGGAATCAACGATTACATAGTAGAAGGTCGAAAAGCAGCAGTCAACCCAAATCGAATTGGCACTAAAAGTGCGGCTCATTACGCATTGTTAATTGGAGCAGGCGAAACCAAAACTGTGCGGCTACGCCTAAGCGATTCGCCGAGTTTAATTCAGCCTTTTGATACTCAATTTGACGAAATTTTGCAAACTCGGCTTTCGGAAGCAGATGAATTTTATCATCGAATTTGTCCATTCTCCATTTCAGAAGATGAACGCAACGTCCAGCGACAGGCGTTTGCAGGTATGTTATGGAGCAAACAGTATTATTACTATGTCGTCCATGAGTGGCTGAAGGGCGATCCCCAAAATCCGTCACCACCAGCCGAACGACGGCATGGCAGAAACCGTGAGTGGATTCATCTATTTAACGATGACATTCTTTCGATGCCAGATAAGTGGGAATATCCTTGGTTTGCCGCTTGGGATTTGGCTTTTCACGTGATTCCACTAGCGGCGATCGATCCAGACTTTGCCAAGCGTCAGTTGAGTCGCTTGACGCGGGAATGGTACATGCACCCTAACGGTCAACTACCAGCTTATGAATGGGCTTTTAGTGATGTAAATCCGCCCGTTCACGCTTGGGCTACCATGCGCGTGTATCAGATTGAACGTAAAATGTACGGTCGTGCCGACACGAATTTTCTAGAGCGGGTGTTTCAAAAATTATTACTGAATTTTACGTGGTGGGTGAATCGGAAAGATGCTGAAGGCAATAACGTCTTTCAGGGTGGCTTTTTGGGATTAGATAATATTGGTGTCTTTGACAGAAGCGCCGAACTTCCCACGGGTGGACATATCAATCAAGCAGATGGCACGAGCTGGATGGGGATGTATTGCCTGAATATGCTGGCGATCGCTCTGGAACTAGCAAAAGTAGACTCTACCTATGAAGATATTGCCAGCAAATTTTTTGAACATTTTCTCTACATTGCTGATGCAATAGATGGCATTGGTAAGACGGAAATATCCCTTTGGGATGAAGTTGATGGATTTTATTATGATGCATTGCATCTACCTAATGGCGATCGGTTGCCGTTAAAAGTACGTTCGATGGTAGGACTCATTCCGCTATTTGCCGTTCAAACCTTGGAACCAGAAATGTTGCAGCGCCTCCCCGGTTTCAAACGGCGGATGGAATGGTTTATCAGAAATCGCCCAGATCTACGCCAAAATGTTGCTTGCATGGAATCACCTGGAGTAGGGGCAAGAAGACTTTTGGCGATCGCCTATCGTGAAAAACTCCAGCGCATTCTGAAAAGAATTTTGGATGAAAGCGAATTTTTAAGCCCCTACGGCATTCGTGCAGTTTCCAAATTTCATGAGTCTCATCCCTACGTTTTTGAAACCAATGGATATCAGTATCGCGTGGACTACGAGCCAGCAGAATCTAGCACGAGTATGTTTGGCGGGAATTCTAACTGGCGCGGTCCAGTTTGGTTTCCCGTCAACTACTTAATTATTGAATCGCTGCAAAAGTTCCATCACTACTTTGGAGATGATTTTAAAGTAGAGTGTCCTACTGGCTCCGGTTGCATGATGACACTTTGGGAAGTTGCATTTGAATTGTCACAAAGGCTAGTGCAAATTTTTCTGGAAGATTCGTCTCACAAACGACCCGTCTACGGTGGGATTGAAAAGTTCCAAACCGATCCTCACTGGCACGACCTAATTTTGTTTCACGAATACTTTCATGGCGACATCGGTGCGGGAATTGGTGCTAGTCATCAAACTGGCTGGACGGGATTAGTCGCCAAACTGATTCAACAGTGTGGAGAATATAGCGATCGCAGTACGAGCAACTCTAAATGCCCAGAAGCACAAGCCCAACCTTTAACAGTTTAG
- a CDS encoding GMC oxidoreductase, with amino-acid sequence MKNRFRSRRRFLQTTALISASAALSPLASIYRASAQDRNVPDEAVEALVLGSGFGGAITALRLTQAGIRTLMIERGIRWPIRDDGNTFATFQQIDGRAAWLSNTTWNGVPVDPFTGVLDFSQENGINILHGAGFGGGSLVYNAITYQPRREIFSGIFSPDVVDYDELDAVYYPRVRSLLQPASIPDDILASPYYDRARLLIEQGNRAGFATYPYNLAVDWNIIRQEIEGTKIPSAILGNHWYGINSGAKNSLDRNYLFQAEQTGLLDVLTLHLATDITEVPEYGYRVLCTQIDTSGAVVAQKSFTCRYLFLAAGSIGTSKLLVRSKATGLLPKLNDEVGKHWGGNGDAIVTRSNLLPSVSGKGGPACVVLEHLDNPLGATVFEDIPDANAADGTLQLLALGIPRQTGTFTYNASTDSVRLNWTQDNAQLDAVKLTAQILDEKNTTSTSQPTSAFINSISGHPLGGATLGKACDRYGRVAGYKRLYVMDGAMIPGYTAITNPSFTIAALAERNIEKIIAEDLG; translated from the coding sequence ATGAAGAATAGGTTTCGCAGCCGTCGTCGCTTTCTGCAAACTACTGCACTTATTTCTGCTAGTGCTGCCCTAAGTCCGCTAGCTAGTATTTATCGCGCGAGCGCCCAAGATCGAAATGTTCCAGATGAAGCTGTAGAAGCTCTAGTCCTTGGTAGCGGTTTTGGCGGAGCGATTACGGCTCTGCGCTTGACACAAGCTGGGATTAGAACATTGATGATAGAGCGAGGAATCCGCTGGCCTATCAGAGATGATGGAAATACTTTTGCTACTTTTCAACAAATAGATGGTCGAGCTGCCTGGTTAAGTAATACGACATGGAATGGAGTTCCCGTCGATCCGTTTACAGGAGTGCTAGACTTTTCTCAGGAAAATGGAATTAATATCTTGCATGGGGCTGGCTTTGGAGGTGGATCGTTAGTTTATAACGCGATTACTTACCAACCCAGGCGCGAAATCTTCAGCGGTATTTTTTCTCCTGATGTTGTGGACTATGATGAATTGGATGCAGTTTATTATCCGCGCGTGCGATCGCTCCTACAACCCGCAAGCATTCCTGATGATATTTTGGCAAGTCCTTACTACGATCGCGCTAGGTTATTAATCGAACAAGGAAATAGAGCAGGCTTTGCTACATATCCATATAATCTTGCAGTAGATTGGAATATAATTCGCCAAGAAATAGAAGGAACAAAGATACCTTCTGCAATTCTAGGTAATCACTGGTACGGCATTAACAGTGGGGCTAAAAATAGCCTGGATCGTAACTACCTATTTCAGGCAGAGCAAACTGGATTATTAGATGTTTTAACATTACATCTAGCTACAGATATTACTGAAGTACCTGAATATGGATACAGAGTTTTATGTACTCAAATTGACACATCAGGAGCAGTCGTCGCTCAGAAGTCTTTCACCTGTCGCTATTTATTTTTAGCAGCTGGTTCTATTGGAACTTCCAAGCTTTTAGTTAGATCTAAAGCAACGGGCTTATTACCAAAATTAAACGATGAAGTTGGCAAACATTGGGGAGGTAATGGAGATGCGATTGTAACTCGTAGCAACTTATTGCCGTCTGTATCTGGTAAGGGAGGACCAGCATGTGTAGTTTTGGAACACCTAGATAACCCTCTTGGTGCAACTGTTTTTGAGGATATTCCAGATGCAAATGCAGCTGATGGTACGCTACAGTTACTCGCTTTAGGTATACCTCGACAAACAGGGACATTTACATATAACGCATCTACTGATTCTGTCCGCTTGAACTGGACTCAAGACAATGCTCAATTAGATGCTGTCAAGTTAACTGCTCAAATCCTTGACGAGAAAAATACGACCTCTACCAGTCAGCCTACATCAGCATTTATCAATTCCATCTCTGGGCATCCTCTAGGAGGAGCAACACTAGGAAAAGCCTGCGATCGCTACGGGCGCGTCGCTGGGTATAAACGTCTTTATGTCATGGATGGAGCCATGATTCCTGGCTATACAGCTATCACAAATCCTTCCTTTACTATTGCGGCTTTAGCAGAACGCAATATAGAAAAAATCATTGCTGAAGATCTTGGATAG
- the glgX gene encoding glycogen debranching protein GlgX — MILTTATQQVELAKTKYQLEPGCQHPLGATPNSEGVNFAIFSEHATSVELLLFENHDDLEPAQIIQLDPRINKTFHFWHVYVRGLKSCTYYAYRVSGSQDIQAGHRFNENKVLLDPYAKGNTNTLWNRVDAIGTKDNIATSMRSVVVDISDYDWEGDRPLNRPMSETIVYELHVAGFTKSPSSGCQHCGTFSGIVEKIPYLKELGITAVELMPIFDFDEKNIFREVDGKPLRDYWGYNPHSYFAPEGSYCTSPEIGSQIREFRDLVKALHKAGIEVILDVVFNHTDEGNHDGPTINFKGLDNSIYYHLVPFNKYYYMDYSGCGNTVNCNHPMVEKLIVDCLEFWVKEMHVDGFRFDEGSILARGQDGVPLIHPPVIWHIETSEILADTKIIAEAWDAAGLYQIGYFPGYRWAEWNGRYRDDIRRFVKGDSGLAGSAAWRIAGSADLYQASGHLPINSVNFITCHDGFTLSDLVSYNDKHNEANGEGNRDGINDNLSWNCGVEGETEDREIDALRRRQIKNFAAILLLSQGVPMIVAGDEVRRTQQGNNNAYCQDSEISWFDWSLVEKNADIFRFFKLAIEFRKCYCQSALRRSQFFSGDVNERGLADMSWHGTKLFNPGWYDPHSRVLALTLGGFEGEADIHIMFNMYWDALEFETPLIQGRNWYKVIDTAEPSPMDIMEPGKEILVSGNVCPVKERSVVVLVSK, encoded by the coding sequence ATGATTCTAACTACAGCTACACAGCAAGTTGAGCTAGCGAAGACTAAGTATCAATTGGAGCCAGGATGCCAACATCCCCTGGGTGCAACACCAAATTCTGAAGGAGTCAATTTTGCGATCTTTTCAGAACATGCCACATCTGTAGAACTTTTGCTATTTGAGAACCATGACGATCTTGAACCTGCACAGATTATTCAATTAGATCCCAGGATAAATAAAACTTTCCACTTTTGGCATGTCTATGTTAGGGGGTTGAAATCTTGCACTTACTACGCTTATCGAGTTAGTGGATCTCAGGACATACAAGCAGGACATCGCTTTAATGAAAATAAGGTATTGCTCGATCCATACGCGAAGGGAAATACAAATACGCTTTGGAACCGCGTTGATGCTATAGGGACAAAAGATAACATAGCTACCTCAATGCGTAGCGTAGTCGTTGATATATCGGATTATGACTGGGAAGGCGATCGCCCCCTTAACCGACCCATGAGTGAGACGATCGTGTATGAGCTTCATGTTGCAGGATTTACTAAGTCCCCCTCTTCAGGCTGTCAACACTGCGGTACTTTCTCTGGAATTGTCGAGAAGATTCCTTATCTAAAAGAGTTGGGGATCACGGCTGTTGAACTGATGCCAATTTTTGACTTTGATGAAAAGAACATTTTTCGGGAGGTTGACGGTAAGCCACTAAGAGACTATTGGGGATACAATCCACATAGCTACTTTGCACCTGAAGGTTCATATTGTACCTCGCCAGAAATAGGGAGCCAGATCCGAGAGTTTCGAGATCTGGTTAAGGCACTGCACAAAGCAGGGATTGAGGTGATCTTGGATGTAGTTTTTAACCACACGGACGAGGGCAACCATGACGGTCCTACGATTAACTTTAAAGGGCTGGACAATAGCATTTACTATCACCTAGTACCATTCAACAAGTATTACTACATGGACTATTCTGGGTGCGGAAATACTGTTAACTGTAACCATCCTATGGTGGAAAAGTTAATTGTAGATTGCCTAGAATTTTGGGTGAAGGAAATGCACGTTGATGGTTTCCGATTTGACGAAGGCTCTATTCTCGCCAGAGGTCAAGATGGAGTACCTTTAATTCATCCACCAGTCATATGGCACATAGAAACATCTGAAATTTTAGCCGATACCAAAATTATTGCAGAAGCATGGGATGCTGCTGGGCTTTATCAAATTGGCTACTTCCCTGGTTATCGATGGGCAGAATGGAATGGACGCTACCGAGATGATATCCGACGCTTTGTCAAGGGAGATTCAGGATTAGCAGGATCTGCTGCTTGGCGAATTGCTGGTAGCGCCGATCTCTATCAAGCTAGTGGGCATCTACCTATTAATAGCGTTAATTTCATCACTTGCCATGATGGGTTCACTCTCAGCGATTTGGTTTCCTACAACGATAAACACAATGAAGCTAATGGCGAAGGTAATCGCGATGGCATTAATGATAATTTGAGCTGGAATTGTGGTGTTGAAGGGGAGACTGAAGATAGAGAAATTGATGCATTGCGTCGGCGACAGATTAAAAACTTTGCAGCTATTCTTCTGTTGTCGCAGGGCGTACCGATGATTGTGGCTGGCGATGAAGTCAGACGTACTCAACAAGGCAATAATAATGCCTACTGCCAGGATAGTGAGATTAGTTGGTTTGACTGGAGTTTGGTAGAGAAGAATGCTGATATATTCAGATTCTTTAAGCTGGCGATCGAGTTCCGCAAATGCTATTGTCAATCTGCCTTACGCCGTTCCCAGTTCTTCAGTGGCGATGTCAACGAGCGTGGTTTAGCAGATATGTCTTGGCACGGCACAAAGTTGTTTAATCCAGGATGGTACGATCCTCATTCTAGAGTTCTTGCCTTGACTTTAGGCGGTTTTGAAGGAGAAGCAGATATTCATATCATGTTCAATATGTACTGGGATGCTTTAGAATTTGAAACTCCCTTAATTCAGGGTAGGAATTGGTACAAAGTCATTGATACTGCCGAACCTTCCCCGATGGACATTATGGAACCTGGGAAAGAAATCTTGGTTTCAGGCAATGTTTGCCCTGTCAAAGAGCGTAGTGTCGTCGTTCTCGTTTCCAAATAG